The Erythrobacter litoralis HTCC2594 nucleotide sequence TGCCGAAGTCTTTACCGGCATCCCGGGCTGCTTCGTGCAGATCGAAGACACGGTCGCGTCGTTCAAGGCTGTGGTCGAAGGCGAATACGATCACCTGCCGGAGCAGGCCTTCTACATGGTCGGCGGCATCGACGACGTGGTCGAGAAGGCCAAGAAGATGGCCGAGGACGCGTAAGCATCATGGCCCTGCACTTCGAGCTCGTCACGCCCGAACGCCAGGTCCGCTCCGAGGACGTCCACATGGTGGTCGTGCCCGGCAGCGAAGGCGAGTTCGGCGTATTGGAGGGTCACGCGCCCTTCATGTCCACCATCCGCGACGGCGCAGTCCAGGTCTTCAAGACCGAAGGTGCCACACCGGAAGAGATCATGGTCGAAGGCGGCTTTGCCGAAGTCGGTGAGAACGGTCTCACGGTCCTCGCGGAGAAGGTCACCG carries:
- a CDS encoding ATP synthase F1 subunit epsilon, which produces MALHFELVTPERQVRSEDVHMVVVPGSEGEFGVLEGHAPFMSTIRDGAVQVFKTEGATPEEIMVEGGFAEVGENGLTVLAEKVTE